A genomic region of Magnetococcales bacterium contains the following coding sequences:
- a CDS encoding PilZ domain-containing protein, with the protein MPSWSNTIWDQILLHPIPDRRQEDRLTSSDRRRDARYGFFHPVTLITNAGRRVTGYSRNASMNGLFMVPMEDAMDTQTLLPDTIRPGEKANLIFPDGNQMIEFSCRVVRVTHKGIALIW; encoded by the coding sequence ATGCCATCCTGGAGCAATACCATATGGGATCAGATCCTCCTCCATCCGATCCCGGACCGCAGACAGGAAGATCGCCTCACATCTTCCGACCGGCGCCGGGATGCGCGCTACGGCTTTTTTCACCCCGTCACCCTGATCACAAATGCCGGACGGCGTGTCACCGGCTACTCCCGTAATGCCAGCATGAACGGTCTCTTCATGGTCCCCATGGAAGATGCCATGGATACGCAGACCCTTCTTCCGGATACCATCCGCCCCGGCGAAAAAGCCAATCTGATCTTTCCCGACGGCAACCAGATGATTGAATTTTCCTGTCGGGTCGTGCGCGTCACCCATAAAGGGATTGCCCTGATCTGGTAG
- the nth gene encoding endonuclease III, which translates to MFQFGHGSVLLQVTLDGLCCQHMKKSSVMAVFSAFQSANPLPRGELRYENPFELLVAVVLSAQATDQVVNRVTPVLFAAAPDPQAMVALGEEAIGQLIRQIGLYNTKARNIYRLSQELLTRYGGKVPGERADLESLPGVGRKTANVVLNMIFGQPTLAVDTHVFRVANRTGLAPGKTPAQVENRLLQVVPAQFLPHAHHWLILHGRYVCQARRPRCEACLIREWCRLGQEENMQKKS; encoded by the coding sequence ATGTTCCAATTCGGGCATGGATCAGTTCTCTTGCAGGTAACCCTCGACGGACTTTGCTGTCAGCATATGAAAAAATCCTCCGTAATGGCAGTTTTTTCTGCATTTCAGTCTGCCAACCCTTTGCCGCGTGGTGAACTCAGGTATGAAAATCCTTTTGAACTGCTGGTGGCCGTGGTTCTTTCGGCCCAGGCAACGGACCAGGTGGTGAACCGGGTAACACCGGTGCTGTTTGCCGCTGCTCCCGATCCACAGGCCATGGTGGCCTTGGGTGAAGAGGCCATCGGGCAATTGATTCGCCAGATTGGTCTCTACAACACCAAGGCCCGGAATATCTATCGCCTGAGTCAGGAGTTGTTGACCAGGTATGGAGGAAAGGTTCCCGGGGAGCGTGCTGATCTGGAGTCGTTGCCGGGAGTCGGGCGCAAGACTGCCAACGTTGTCTTGAACATGATCTTCGGGCAGCCGACGCTGGCCGTCGATACGCATGTGTTCCGGGTTGCCAACCGGACTGGTCTGGCACCCGGCAAAACCCCGGCCCAGGTCGAAAACAGGCTTCTCCAGGTGGTTCCCGCGCAGTTCCTGCCGCATGCGCACCATTGGTTGATTCTGCATGGCCGGTATGTGTGTCAGGCACGGCGTCCGCGTTGCGAGGCTTGTTTGATTCGGGAGTGGTGTCGTCTTGGCCAGGAAGAAAATATGCAGAAAAAATCATGA